The bacterium sequence CATATATCTTCTTGCTGTTTTTGATGGCTTCTTGAATGAGCGGATGAATAAAACTTGGCAGGAATTGGACGGGCACGCCCTTTATAGTTATAAAAACATTTTCTATCTTGCATTTTTCCCGACGAAAGTGATCGTAGACATTATGAAAGTCATCCATGCTATCAATTAAAATAAAGAGATCAAGATCGTATGTAAACTGTGGTTCTAAATAATAGCTTTTCGCTATACCGCCACCTATGGCATAATCTTTAATTATCTTCTTCGTTTTAAGATTGTTTATTTCTTTTATAACATCCAAGAGCCCCTGCGTTTTCATAATAACCTCTTATGTTACTTGATAATATCAAATTTCTACTATAAAATCAAAATCAATAACTTTGTGTAACACCAAAATTTTGATGATTTTCATACAACATTTATAACATCAAATCTGTGGTCTGCCTATTTCCTTACTTATTCCTAACCATTTATCAAATCCTGTCTTCCATGGAACAATTTTTCGGGCTCTTTCATAATTTTCCTGGGCTTTTTCAAGATTATTATTTTTCTGATAAGCTTTTCCAATAAGGAGCCAGGGCAGAGCATAATACTCATAAAAGATAGAAGAACGCGTTTTCCCCTTTTCGGGGAGAAAAGAATGGTGAAACTGGTAGCTGGAAAATAATTTTTTGTTTATTCTTTCCACCTGTTGAATAGTGGGTGGTCTCTCCCCAGGGGATAGAAGTCGGATAAGTACACCAGAGGGATAAAACTTCCATTTTTCTTCTCTAAAGCTAGGATGAAAAAAATCTGTGATATAGATGGAAAATCTGTCAATATTAGCCTGGATAAATTCTTCCACTTTATTCTTTCTATACTTTTCTGCCAATTTTATATTAGGTACATTTGATAGCAATCGTTTGTGACACCAATCTAAGCCCAACATTCCCGTCGTCATATGTTGGACATCCCTGCGAATTTCCAGAACTTCTTTTATGTAAAGAAATGCTCCTATATGGGTATCGGTAGAACCGAGAATTAAGCCATTCTTTTCTACTCCTTTCAATGCATTTATACAATAATCCTGAATAATAGTGTCATTCCTTAAGTTCACCTTTGGATAGTTCAATGGGATAAATATCAAAACAGAGAGCGCAATAAGTGAAATTTTACTCCATGCGGATATATTCTCTCTCTTCCATTTTAAGAAAAAGCGTATCCCTTCACACATAAATATAACCAGAATTAGATTCGGCATAATATAGAAGCGGCGCACTACAAAGATGCTTAAGCCCCTGAATTCTACATTCATTAAAGATAAGAAGAATACAGAAGACAAGAGGAAGGAGAGCAGGAATGAGCCATACAGCATCTTCTTGTCAAAAGACCATTTCCTTTTCCGGATGAGTTTAAAAATTGTTACAAAAA is a genomic window containing:
- a CDS encoding DUF2723 domain-containing protein, translated to MAERRKTRFYKSMVKTLKPHFYLISAGLFLSFLILYSSTCTRTVQGGDTGEYMTVLYKGGVPHPPGYPLYVLAGRVFSHLPFGTPAFKVSLTSSFFGALTIALLFLLLFGLTKDILSSGLASAIFGLTPLFWRYSSVAEVRTLNTCIITAVLLAALKSRRHTIPLLFLLAGLGLSNHYTVVLVFPVFLTGLYFAGRRKRLKEILREYGLGILFFLFGLTPYLYLKFIGSKSKVWAWGYTQYWRGLLHHVLRKDYSFKFSPHNVPVPNFVQVKEYLFSLPGEFFYFPLALAVLGLFVTIFKLIRKRKWSFDKKMLYGSFLLSFLLSSVFFLSLMNVEFRGLSIFVVRRFYIMPNLILVIFMCEGIRFFLKWKRENISAWSKISLIALSVLIFIPLNYPKVNLRNDTIIQDYCINALKGVEKNGLILGSTDTHIGAFLYIKEVLEIRRDVQHMTTGMLGLDWCHKRLLSNVPNIKLAEKYRKNKVEEFIQANIDRFSIYITDFFHPSFREEKWKFYPSGVLIRLLSPGERPPTIQQVERINKKLFSSYQFHHSFLPEKGKTRSSIFYEYYALPWLLIGKAYQKNNNLEKAQENYERARKIVPWKTGFDKWLGISKEIGRPQI